Proteins from one Bradyrhizobium amphicarpaeae genomic window:
- a CDS encoding patatin-like phospholipase family protein, which translates to MPFPSGSTDKSGRSPGRKRQAGARLTAFQLLTCSLALGACTSLPRTPYTAAEASTSRVLDIDGLRRYANDPVTKFSYEKDTGTATKSYLALSGGGADGAYGVGVLNGWSAARTRPTFSVVSGVSTGGLIAPFAYLGSQYDDTLKEVYTSGIAESLLSDPSIMRVLFGSGLFGNTRLRELVARYVGPEVMAQVARENAKGRKLLVVTTDLDTQRTAIWDMGKIAAVGTPQALKLFRDVMAASASIPLVFPPIMIDAEGEGRKFQEMHVDGGVTAPVLTLPEALLFQGSRLPGSAKMDIYILVNKKIERNFELVSNGTIDVASRSLSAITQSQTRSIIFSTYDFAKRNRLGFHLSYIAREYPAPPSEGFDTGYMRALYQYGYDKAAAGQAWSSTVP; encoded by the coding sequence ATGCCCTTCCCTTCAGGTTCGACTGACAAGTCCGGCCGCTCGCCCGGCCGGAAAAGACAGGCAGGCGCACGCCTGACCGCATTTCAGCTTCTGACGTGCAGCCTGGCGCTCGGCGCCTGCACTTCCCTGCCCCGCACGCCCTACACAGCCGCGGAAGCCAGCACGTCGCGCGTGCTCGATATCGACGGCCTCCGGCGCTACGCCAACGACCCCGTCACCAAATTCAGCTACGAGAAGGACACCGGCACCGCAACGAAGTCCTATCTGGCGCTGTCCGGCGGCGGTGCCGATGGCGCTTACGGCGTCGGCGTTCTCAACGGCTGGAGCGCGGCCCGAACCCGCCCCACCTTCTCCGTCGTCTCGGGCGTGAGCACCGGCGGCCTGATCGCGCCGTTTGCGTATCTCGGCTCGCAATACGACGACACGCTGAAGGAGGTCTATACCAGCGGCATCGCCGAGAGCCTGTTGAGCGATCCGAGCATCATGCGCGTGCTGTTCGGATCCGGCCTGTTCGGCAACACGCGGCTGCGCGAGCTGGTGGCGCGCTATGTCGGGCCGGAGGTCATGGCGCAAGTCGCGCGCGAGAATGCCAAGGGCCGGAAGCTGCTTGTGGTGACGACCGATCTCGACACCCAGCGCACCGCGATCTGGGACATGGGCAAGATCGCCGCGGTCGGCACGCCCCAGGCGCTCAAACTGTTTCGCGACGTGATGGCGGCCTCCGCCAGTATTCCCCTGGTATTTCCGCCGATCATGATCGACGCCGAGGGCGAGGGCCGCAAGTTTCAGGAGATGCATGTCGACGGCGGCGTGACCGCCCCGGTGCTGACGCTGCCGGAAGCCCTGCTGTTCCAAGGCAGCCGGCTGCCGGGCAGCGCGAAGATGGACATCTACATCCTCGTCAACAAGAAGATCGAACGCAATTTCGAGCTCGTCTCCAACGGCACCATCGACGTCGCCTCGCGCAGCCTGTCAGCGATCACCCAGTCGCAGACGCGCTCGATCATCTTCTCGACCTATGATTTCGCCAAGCGCAACCGTCTCGGCTTCCACCTCTCCTACATCGCACGCGAGTACCCGGCGCCGCCCTCGGAAGGATTCGACACCGGCTACATGCGGGCGCTCTACCAATACGGATATGACAAGGCCGCTGCCGGTCAGGCCTGGAGCTCGACGGTGCCGTGA
- a CDS encoding DMT family transporter, giving the protein MSATPSKTMAALWMAGWLSLMLVMAVAGRETTRELNVFQIMEVRSVIGLTLLLPFIYRAGGFKAVATRRLPQHLARNGVHYFAQLGWFYALTLIGIGQVVAIEFTMPIWTALLAATFLSERMTAWKIAAVVLGIVGVVMIVRPATSEINPGQLIALGAAIGFSVSMILAKSLTRTESALSILFWMIIVQMVVGLLPTFAVWTWPSAPLWGWLFVIGVCGTFSHYCLASALRYADATIVVPMDFLRVPLTATVGWLLYSERLDSWTVLGAVLILCGNLLNLKPAPAVPARAQ; this is encoded by the coding sequence ATGAGCGCGACACCGTCCAAAACGATGGCTGCCTTGTGGATGGCCGGCTGGCTGTCGCTGATGCTGGTCATGGCCGTTGCCGGACGCGAGACCACGCGTGAGCTCAACGTCTTCCAGATCATGGAAGTGCGTTCGGTGATCGGTCTCACGCTGCTCCTGCCGTTCATCTACCGCGCCGGCGGCTTCAAGGCGGTCGCGACCAGACGCCTGCCCCAGCACCTTGCGCGCAACGGGGTGCATTATTTCGCGCAACTCGGCTGGTTCTACGCACTGACGCTGATCGGAATCGGCCAGGTGGTGGCGATCGAGTTCACGATGCCGATCTGGACTGCGCTGCTGGCCGCAACGTTCCTGTCTGAACGCATGACGGCCTGGAAGATCGCCGCCGTCGTGCTCGGCATCGTCGGCGTCGTCATGATCGTGCGGCCCGCCACCAGCGAGATCAATCCGGGCCAATTGATCGCGCTTGGAGCTGCGATCGGCTTCAGCGTCTCGATGATCCTGGCGAAGTCGCTGACCCGGACCGAGAGCGCCTTGTCGATCCTGTTCTGGATGATCATCGTGCAAATGGTCGTGGGCCTGCTGCCGACGTTCGCCGTCTGGACGTGGCCGTCAGCCCCCCTTTGGGGATGGCTCTTCGTCATCGGCGTGTGCGGCACTTTCTCGCACTATTGCCTTGCCAGCGCGCTTCGATATGCCGACGCAACGATCGTGGTTCCCATGGACTTCCTCCGGGTCCCCCTGACAGCGACGGTCGGTTGGCTGCTGTATTCCGAGCGGCTCGACTCCTGGACCGTGCTCGGTGCCGTGCTGATCCTGTGCGGCAATCTCCTGAATTTGAAGCCGGCGCCCGCGGTTCCCGCCCGCGCACAGTGA
- the queA gene encoding tRNA preQ1(34) S-adenosylmethionine ribosyltransferase-isomerase QueA, whose protein sequence is MRTDLFDFDLPAERIALRPASPRDSARMLVVENGGLRDQTIADLPQWLKPGDQLVVNDTKVIAAQLKGRRIGRETEPKIEATLIKRLDGSRWQALVKPAKKLTAGDRIRFGNEGKVCLLGHLDAEVEAKGGDGEVTLSFSFHGPALDQAIADLGNPPLPPYIASKRMPDEQDLADYQTMFAVNEGAVAAPTAGLHFTPALEQALRDRGVGVNRVTLHVGAGTFLPVKVDDTEGHKMHAEWGTISAETAERLNGARKNGGRIVAVGTTSLRLLESATREDGTIQPFAAETSIFITPGYRFRAVDVLMTNFHLPKSTLFMLVSAFSGLETMQHAYAHAIASGYRFYSYGDACLLFRA, encoded by the coding sequence ATGCGCACCGACCTGTTCGATTTCGACCTGCCCGCCGAGCGCATCGCCTTGCGCCCGGCGAGCCCGCGCGACTCCGCCAGGATGCTGGTCGTGGAGAACGGCGGCTTGCGCGACCAGACCATCGCCGACCTCCCGCAATGGCTGAAGCCAGGTGACCAGCTCGTCGTCAACGACACCAAGGTGATCGCGGCGCAATTGAAGGGCCGCCGCATCGGCCGCGAGACCGAGCCGAAGATCGAGGCGACGCTGATCAAACGGCTCGACGGCTCGCGCTGGCAGGCGCTGGTGAAGCCGGCGAAGAAGCTCACGGCCGGCGACCGCATCCGCTTCGGCAATGAGGGCAAGGTCTGCCTGCTCGGCCATCTCGATGCCGAGGTTGAAGCCAAGGGCGGCGACGGCGAGGTGACGCTGTCGTTCTCGTTTCACGGCCCGGCGCTGGACCAGGCCATCGCCGATCTCGGCAACCCGCCGCTGCCACCCTACATCGCCTCCAAGCGCATGCCCGACGAGCAGGACCTCGCCGACTACCAGACCATGTTTGCGGTTAACGAAGGCGCGGTGGCAGCACCCACCGCGGGCCTGCATTTCACTCCGGCGCTGGAGCAGGCGCTGCGCGACCGCGGCGTCGGCGTCAACCGCGTGACGCTGCATGTCGGGGCAGGGACCTTCCTGCCGGTCAAAGTCGACGATACCGAAGGCCACAAGATGCACGCCGAGTGGGGCACGATCTCCGCCGAGACGGCGGAGCGCCTCAACGGCGCACGGAAGAACGGCGGCCGCATCGTCGCCGTCGGCACCACGTCATTGCGGCTGCTCGAGAGCGCCACGCGCGAGGACGGCACGATTCAGCCGTTCGCGGCCGAGACCTCGATCTTCATCACGCCCGGCTATCGCTTCCGTGCGGTCGATGTCCTGATGACGAATTTCCATTTGCCGAAGTCGACGCTGTTCATGCTGGTGTCGGCGTTCTCTGGGCTGGAGACGATGCAGCATGCCTATGCGCATGCGATCGCGAGCGGATACCGGTTCTATTCGTACGGCGATGCGTGCCTGTTGTTTCGGGCGTAG
- a CDS encoding aspartate-semialdehyde dehydrogenase has product MEDKVSNDPVVAIVGVTGAVGAEFIATMDKRGFRISKLKALASARSAGKTVSFRGKDVVIEELTERSFEGVDIALFSAGGSISKKFAPIAVKSGAVVIDNSSAFRMDPNVPLVIPEINANRIRDHKGIIANPNCAAITALVPLWPIHQKNRIKRVIISTYQAASGAGAAAMEELVESTRANLNGQVYAPKVMPHPYAFNLFNHNTAIDPDTGYNDEETKVIKETRKIFEDDEIAIGVTCVRVPVLRAHCEAITFECEKPIDEDQVRAIMARASGVKVVDDRARNYFPMPIDASGQDDVLVGRIRKDLSDPSGHSISMFVAADQLLKGAALNAVQIAELLPQRVMA; this is encoded by the coding sequence ATGGAGGACAAAGTGAGTAACGATCCCGTCGTCGCGATTGTCGGCGTCACCGGTGCGGTGGGCGCCGAATTCATCGCCACCATGGACAAGCGCGGCTTTCGCATCAGCAAGCTGAAGGCGCTGGCCAGCGCCCGCTCGGCCGGCAAGACGGTGTCGTTCCGGGGCAAGGACGTCGTCATCGAGGAGCTGACCGAGCGCTCTTTCGAAGGCGTCGATATCGCGCTGTTCTCCGCCGGCGGCAGCATCTCGAAGAAGTTCGCACCCATCGCAGTCAAGTCCGGCGCGGTCGTGATCGACAATTCCTCCGCCTTCCGCATGGATCCGAACGTGCCGCTGGTGATCCCCGAGATCAACGCCAACCGCATACGCGACCACAAGGGCATCATCGCCAACCCGAATTGCGCCGCCATCACCGCCCTGGTGCCGCTGTGGCCGATCCACCAGAAGAACCGCATCAAGCGCGTCATCATCTCGACCTACCAGGCCGCGTCCGGCGCCGGCGCCGCCGCGATGGAGGAGCTGGTCGAGTCGACCCGCGCCAATCTCAACGGGCAGGTCTATGCGCCGAAGGTGATGCCGCATCCCTATGCCTTCAACCTCTTCAACCACAACACGGCGATCGATCCTGATACCGGCTACAACGACGAAGAGACCAAGGTCATCAAGGAGACCCGCAAGATCTTCGAGGACGACGAGATCGCCATCGGCGTCACCTGCGTACGCGTGCCGGTGCTGCGCGCCCATTGCGAGGCCATCACCTTCGAATGCGAGAAGCCGATCGACGAGGACCAGGTCCGCGCCATCATGGCCCGGGCATCCGGCGTGAAGGTGGTCGACGACCGCGCCAGGAACTACTTCCCGATGCCGATCGACGCCTCGGGCCAGGACGACGTCCTGGTCGGCCGCATCCGCAAGGATCTGAGCGATCCCTCAGGGCATTCGATCTCGATGTTCGTGGCGGCGGATCAACTGCTCAAGGGCGCGGCGCTGAACGCAGTGCAGATCGCGGAGCTGCTGCCGCAGCGGGTGATGGCGTAA
- the cysK gene encoding cysteine synthase A, translated as MDASSTTGAAHQPGRGRIYDSIVDAFGNTPTVRLRRLPGMHGVNATILAKLEYFNPAASVKDRIGVAMIIAMEKAGIVKPDTVLIEPTSGNTGIALAFVAASRGYRLKLVMPESMSIERRKMLAFLGAELVLTPAAQGMKGAIAAAEELVKTTPNAVMPQQFKNLANPEVHRRTTAEEIWNDTGGNIDFFVAGVGTGGTITGVGQVLKPRKADLRVVAVEPEESPVLSGGQHTPHKIQGIGAGFVPDILDRAVIDEIVKINSTTAIETSRALARHEGIPGGISSGAAIAAALEIGKRPEAAGKTILAIVPSFSERYLSTALFEGI; from the coding sequence ATGGACGCATCGTCCACCACTGGTGCAGCGCACCAACCCGGCCGCGGCCGGATCTATGACTCGATCGTCGACGCTTTCGGCAATACGCCGACCGTGCGGTTGCGCCGGCTGCCCGGCATGCACGGCGTGAATGCGACCATTTTGGCAAAACTTGAATATTTCAATCCTGCCGCGAGCGTGAAGGACCGCATCGGCGTGGCCATGATCATCGCGATGGAGAAGGCGGGTATCGTCAAGCCGGACACCGTGTTGATCGAGCCGACCTCCGGCAATACCGGCATCGCGCTCGCCTTCGTGGCGGCTTCGCGCGGCTACCGGCTCAAGCTGGTGATGCCGGAATCGATGTCGATCGAGCGGCGCAAGATGCTGGCTTTTCTCGGTGCCGAACTGGTGCTGACGCCGGCGGCGCAGGGCATGAAGGGCGCGATTGCCGCCGCCGAGGAGCTCGTGAAGACGACGCCGAACGCGGTGATGCCGCAGCAGTTCAAGAACCTCGCCAATCCCGAGGTGCACCGCCGCACCACCGCGGAGGAGATCTGGAACGACACCGGCGGCAATATCGATTTCTTCGTGGCCGGCGTCGGCACCGGCGGCACTATCACCGGCGTCGGCCAGGTGCTCAAGCCGCGCAAGGCCGACTTGCGCGTCGTCGCGGTCGAGCCGGAGGAGAGCCCGGTGCTGTCGGGCGGACAACATACGCCGCACAAGATCCAGGGCATCGGCGCCGGCTTCGTTCCTGACATCCTCGACCGCGCCGTGATCGACGAGATCGTGAAGATCAACTCGACGACGGCGATCGAGACCTCGCGCGCGCTGGCGCGGCACGAGGGCATTCCGGGCGGCATCTCCTCGGGCGCCGCGATCGCCGCCGCACTCGAGATCGGCAAGCGGCCGGAAGCGGCGGGAAAGACCATTCTGGCGATCGTACCGTCCTTCTCCGAGCGGTATCTTTCGACAGCATTGTTTGAGGGAATCTAA
- a CDS encoding TetR/AcrR family transcriptional regulator, whose translation MGLTATRTKPAVPRREVPKSRGGRPTKSAAIERDQRLIEVATRLFLDRGFDATSLDAVAEAARVSKPTVYSRYGDKRGLFAAVLRREIARWLAPLSAAAETQLSSASDISVEQRLVEIGREMLTFTCGPDAVAFSRMMTSQAINFPDVAKLGKEEGWLKAVDTTARFFDRLVAQGALDVEDTTIAAEVFLDVVVGHTHRLATFGTALEMKPAEKRMRAAIKLFLAGALGPADRVQDTTKGSSRRRPTR comes from the coding sequence ATGGGATTGACTGCGACCAGGACAAAACCGGCTGTGCCGCGGCGCGAGGTACCGAAATCCCGTGGCGGCCGGCCGACGAAATCCGCGGCCATCGAGCGCGACCAGCGGCTGATCGAGGTCGCCACCCGGCTATTCCTGGACCGCGGCTTCGATGCCACCTCGCTCGACGCGGTCGCGGAAGCGGCCCGGGTCAGCAAACCCACCGTCTATTCCCGCTATGGCGACAAGCGCGGCCTGTTTGCCGCCGTGCTGAGGCGCGAGATCGCACGCTGGCTTGCGCCGCTGTCGGCCGCCGCCGAGACGCAGCTCTCCAGCGCCTCCGACATCTCGGTCGAGCAGCGCCTGGTCGAGATCGGGCGCGAGATGCTGACGTTCACCTGCGGGCCCGACGCCGTCGCGTTCAGCCGCATGATGACGTCGCAGGCCATCAACTTCCCCGACGTCGCCAAGCTCGGCAAGGAGGAAGGCTGGCTCAAGGCGGTCGACACCACCGCGCGCTTCTTCGACCGTCTGGTGGCGCAGGGCGCGCTCGACGTCGAGGACACCACCATTGCCGCCGAGGTGTTTCTCGACGTGGTCGTCGGTCACACCCACCGCTTGGCGACGTTCGGAACGGCGCTCGAGATGAAGCCCGCCGAGAAGCGCATGCGCGCGGCCATCAAGCTGTTCCTCGCCGGTGCGCTGGGACCTGCCGACCGCGTCCAGGACACCACCAAAGGCTCATCGCGGCGACGCCCCACGCGCTGA
- a CDS encoding BrnA antitoxin family protein: protein MADQPPRRPRTLGDARTEAEAAFKKVTAKVAVAPPKPNVAPGVREQVTLRIDQDVLEFFQAGGPGWQDRINEALRKAAGK, encoded by the coding sequence ATGGCGGATCAACCACCGAGGCGGCCGCGCACGCTTGGCGATGCCAGGACGGAGGCCGAGGCGGCGTTCAAGAAGGTGACGGCCAAGGTCGCGGTCGCGCCGCCGAAGCCCAACGTGGCGCCGGGGGTCAGGGAGCAGGTGACGCTGCGCATCGACCAGGACGTGCTGGAGTTCTTCCAGGCGGGCGGCCCGGGTTGGCAAGACCGCATCAACGAGGCGCTGCGCAAGGCCGCCGGGAAGTAG
- a CDS encoding formyltransferase family protein — MRITLVGSRHFGVTTLNMLREHGVSIVRVVVADAEDRLAATAKAAGIEVAVQANPKLVVASEIAPDTDLIITAHSHARIGQDALAAAKLGGIGYHPSLLPRHRGKAAVEWTIKEGDPIAGGTIYHLADRMDAGAIAAQDWCFVRKGETARELWERALAPLGLKLLADVVDYAKVHKALPSKTQDEQFATSAPSLS, encoded by the coding sequence ATGCGCATTACCCTCGTCGGCTCCCGCCATTTCGGCGTGACCACCCTGAACATGCTCCGGGAGCACGGCGTCTCGATCGTCCGGGTCGTCGTCGCCGACGCCGAGGATCGCCTCGCCGCGACCGCCAAGGCGGCCGGCATCGAGGTCGCGGTCCAGGCGAATCCGAAGCTGGTGGTGGCCTCCGAAATTGCTCCCGATACCGATCTGATCATCACGGCGCACAGCCACGCCCGGATCGGCCAGGACGCGCTTGCGGCCGCCAAACTCGGCGGGATCGGCTATCACCCCTCGCTGCTTCCGCGCCACCGCGGCAAGGCCGCCGTGGAATGGACGATCAAGGAAGGCGATCCGATCGCCGGCGGCACGATCTATCATCTCGCCGACCGTATGGACGCCGGCGCCATCGCCGCCCAGGACTGGTGCTTCGTCAGGAAGGGCGAGACCGCCCGCGAGCTCTGGGAGCGCGCGCTCGCTCCGCTCGGCCTCAAATTGCTGGCCGACGTGGTCGACTATGCCAAGGTCCACAAGGCGCTTCCGTCCAAGACTCAGGACGAGCAGTTCGCGACCTCCGCGCCGAGTCTTTCCTGA
- the tgt gene encoding tRNA guanosine(34) transglycosylase Tgt, whose protein sequence is MNPNHDLPNHFELLGTDGAARTGRLTTPHGVVRTPAFMPVGTAGAMKGMHWREVRDAGADIVLGNTYHLMLRPSAERIAALGGLQKFTGWNGPMLTDSGGFQVMSLSDLRKVTENAVTFRSHIDGAKVELSPERSIEVQRLLGSDIAMQMDECVRLPAERADIERAMQLSLRWAERSKRAFESAPDGYMLFGIVQGGDVPELRHASAQGLVAIGFHGYAIGGLAVGEPQAVMLAMIDETAPLLPKQRPRYLMGVGTPDDILEAVKRGIDMFDCVMPTRNGRHGVAFTRFGQVNLRNARHADDPRPLDEESSWPSARTCARAYLHHLVKAGETLGAMLLSEINIAYYQFLMQGIRDAIAQGRFEEFYQRTRADWARGDIAPR, encoded by the coding sequence ATGAATCCGAACCATGATCTTCCCAATCACTTTGAATTGCTCGGCACCGACGGCGCCGCGCGCACCGGGCGCCTGACCACGCCTCACGGCGTGGTGCGCACGCCCGCCTTCATGCCGGTCGGTACCGCCGGTGCGATGAAGGGCATGCACTGGCGCGAGGTGCGCGATGCCGGCGCCGACATCGTGCTCGGCAACACCTATCATTTGATGCTGCGTCCGAGCGCCGAGCGGATCGCAGCGCTCGGGGGCCTGCAGAAATTCACCGGCTGGAACGGGCCGATGCTGACGGATTCCGGCGGCTTCCAGGTGATGTCGCTGTCGGACCTGCGGAAGGTCACCGAGAACGCCGTCACTTTCCGCTCGCATATCGACGGCGCCAAGGTAGAGCTGTCGCCGGAGCGCTCGATCGAGGTGCAGCGCCTGCTCGGCTCCGACATCGCGATGCAGATGGACGAGTGCGTACGGTTGCCGGCGGAGCGCGCCGACATCGAGCGCGCCATGCAATTGTCGCTGCGCTGGGCCGAGCGCAGCAAGCGCGCCTTCGAGAGCGCGCCCGACGGTTACATGCTGTTCGGCATCGTGCAGGGCGGCGACGTGCCAGAGCTTCGCCATGCGAGCGCGCAGGGCCTCGTCGCGATCGGCTTCCATGGTTATGCGATCGGCGGCCTCGCCGTCGGCGAGCCGCAGGCGGTGATGCTGGCGATGATCGACGAGACCGCACCATTGCTGCCGAAACAGCGCCCGCGTTATCTGATGGGCGTCGGCACGCCCGACGACATCCTCGAGGCCGTCAAGCGCGGCATCGACATGTTCGATTGCGTGATGCCGACCCGCAATGGCAGGCACGGCGTCGCCTTCACGCGCTTCGGTCAGGTGAATTTGCGCAATGCGCGCCACGCCGACGATCCCCGTCCGCTCGATGAGGAGAGCTCATGGCCGTCGGCGCGCACCTGTGCGCGCGCCTATCTGCATCATCTCGTCAAGGCGGGCGAGACGCTCGGGGCGATGCTGCTGTCCGAAATCAATATCGCCTACTACCAGTTCCTGATGCAGGGCATCAGGGACGCGATCGCGCAGGGAAGGTTCGAGGAGTTCTATCAACGGACGCGCGCGGACTGGGCGAGGGGCGATATCGCCCCGCGCTAG
- a CDS encoding PepSY domain-containing protein gives MTTARRHVSQLLATALSALLIAAPARAIVSAGTPTANAFHSDTDGDAEADRRAISREIERFRSSSISISQAMSIAEARHAGATTADVSFDGASGMPVYRVKTLHNDRIWRHTINATTGELVGGEAALPLAELDHEDRDNLAALGAIRHRLAEAVRVAERAASGKAISGGLVRERGRLNFSIVVVSGDDLKEVTLEPPGAKTK, from the coding sequence ATGACGACAGCCAGACGACATGTCTCGCAATTGCTTGCGACCGCCTTGTCCGCGCTCCTCATCGCCGCACCGGCCCGGGCAATCGTCTCCGCTGGCACGCCGACCGCCAACGCCTTTCACAGCGACACAGATGGTGATGCCGAGGCCGACCGCCGGGCCATCAGCCGCGAGATCGAGCGCTTCCGCAGTTCGTCGATCTCCATCAGCCAGGCGATGTCGATTGCCGAAGCCCGGCACGCCGGCGCCACCACGGCGGATGTGAGTTTCGACGGGGCCTCCGGAATGCCGGTGTATCGGGTGAAGACCCTGCACAACGACCGGATCTGGCGCCACACCATCAATGCGACGACCGGCGAACTCGTCGGCGGCGAAGCCGCACTTCCCCTCGCCGAGCTCGACCACGAGGACCGTGACAACCTCGCGGCGCTCGGTGCGATCAGGCACCGCCTGGCCGAGGCCGTGCGCGTCGCCGAACGCGCCGCCTCGGGCAAGGCGATCAGCGGCGGGCTGGTGCGCGAACGCGGCCGGCTGAATTTTTCGATCGTCGTCGTCAGTGGCGACGATCTCAAGGAGGTCACCCTCGAACCGCCGGGCGCCAAGACGAAATAG
- a CDS encoding caspase family protein, producing MRYLTLLASLMCMALSVSAAKADRRVAFVVGNGSYKNVAQLPNPPIDAKAMASTLRNVGFEVIEGSNLTRDQMTEKLLDFGRKAQGSDVAVFYYAGHGIAVSGSNYLLPVDADIKSEMDVKLGAAINIDLTLEQTMGDAKVKLVFLDACRDNPFAAKIKSNSATRSVNVQSGLAEMKSGEGTLIAFATGPGQTALDGQEGNNSPFTRALIDNITKPGVEIQQAMTSVRAQVNEETRKGQLPWGHTNLIGAVYLNPSQTTQVANAAPTASGVVPAAVSSSDGVELEYWRSVKESNKPEELNAYLSAYPNGQFKALALARLAAIKSGPSTATRNLNSGIDPATFTDDSTQLTEDQIGLDKGQRRDVQRRLTGLGFDTKVTGVFNDDTRTVLKRWQAARGYPSTGYLNKLQHKALLSEIVAAPATASDDSPKPARRAPQAQSAPPAQHRNSGGGDAGAAFVGGVVGGMMGGMFRR from the coding sequence ATGCGCTATCTTACCCTCCTCGCTTCGCTGATGTGCATGGCGCTGTCGGTTAGTGCCGCGAAGGCCGACCGCCGCGTCGCTTTCGTCGTCGGCAACGGCTCCTACAAGAACGTCGCGCAATTGCCGAACCCGCCGATCGACGCCAAGGCGATGGCATCGACGCTGCGCAATGTCGGCTTCGAGGTGATCGAAGGATCCAACCTCACCCGCGACCAGATGACCGAGAAGCTGCTGGATTTCGGCCGCAAGGCGCAGGGCTCCGACGTCGCCGTGTTCTATTACGCCGGCCACGGCATCGCCGTCAGCGGCAGCAACTATCTTCTGCCTGTCGATGCCGACATCAAATCGGAGATGGACGTCAAGCTCGGCGCAGCCATCAACATTGACCTGACGCTCGAACAGACCATGGGCGACGCCAAGGTCAAGCTCGTCTTCCTCGACGCCTGCCGCGACAACCCGTTCGCCGCCAAGATCAAGTCGAACTCCGCGACCCGCAGCGTCAACGTGCAGAGCGGCCTTGCGGAGATGAAGTCCGGCGAAGGCACGCTGATCGCCTTCGCCACCGGGCCGGGCCAGACCGCGCTCGACGGCCAGGAGGGCAACAACAGCCCCTTCACCCGCGCGCTGATCGACAACATCACCAAGCCCGGCGTCGAGATCCAGCAGGCGATGACGTCGGTGCGCGCCCAGGTCAACGAGGAGACCCGCAAGGGCCAGCTGCCGTGGGGACATACCAACCTGATCGGCGCGGTCTATCTCAACCCGTCGCAGACGACCCAGGTTGCGAACGCGGCACCGACCGCCTCCGGCGTCGTGCCGGCCGCGGTCAGCAGCTCTGACGGAGTCGAGCTCGAGTACTGGCGCTCGGTCAAGGAGTCCAACAAGCCGGAGGAGCTCAACGCCTATCTCTCGGCCTATCCGAACGGCCAGTTCAAGGCGCTGGCCTTGGCGCGGCTTGCGGCGATCAAGAGCGGCCCGTCCACCGCGACCCGCAACCTCAACTCCGGTATCGATCCCGCGACCTTCACCGATGACTCGACCCAGCTCACCGAGGACCAGATCGGCCTCGACAAGGGCCAGCGCCGCGACGTGCAGCGCCGCCTGACCGGGCTCGGCTTCGACACCAAGGTGACCGGCGTGTTCAACGACGACACCCGCACCGTGCTGAAGCGCTGGCAGGCCGCCCGCGGTTACCCGTCGACCGGCTACCTCAACAAGCTCCAGCACAAGGCCCTGCTTTCCGAGATCGTGGCTGCCCCGGCCACCGCGAGCGACGACAGCCCGAAGCCGGCCCGGCGTGCTCCCCAGGCCCAGAGCGCACCACCGGCCCAGCATCGCAACAGCGGCGGCGGCGATGCCGGCGCAGCCTTTGTCGGCGGCGTCGTCGGCGGCATGATGGGCGGCATGTTCCGCCGCTGA
- a CDS encoding RidA family protein, with protein MQILQPAEWKKPRGFSHGVVAEGPGRWVVLAGQTGGDEAGNYAPDMAAQVGTALKRIIKLLGEAGAGPEHVVRLTWYLTSRSEYEAAGAGIGAAWKETLGRNFPPSTLLYIAGLVDERAKVEIEVTAFVPGA; from the coding sequence ATGCAGATCCTTCAGCCGGCCGAATGGAAAAAACCGCGCGGCTTCTCTCACGGCGTTGTGGCGGAAGGCCCTGGCCGCTGGGTGGTTCTGGCCGGCCAGACCGGCGGCGACGAGGCCGGCAATTACGCGCCCGACATGGCGGCGCAGGTCGGAACCGCGCTGAAGCGGATCATCAAGCTCCTCGGCGAGGCCGGTGCCGGTCCCGAGCACGTCGTCCGCCTGACCTGGTACCTGACCAGCCGCAGCGAATATGAGGCGGCCGGTGCCGGCATCGGCGCGGCCTGGAAGGAAACGCTCGGGCGCAATTTCCCGCCATCGACGCTGCTCTACATCGCCGGTCTCGTCGATGAGCGGGCCAAGGTCGAGATCGAGGTCACGGCGTTCGTGCCGGGCGCGTAA